In the genome of Triticum urartu cultivar G1812 chromosome 5, Tu2.1, whole genome shotgun sequence, one region contains:
- the LOC125506244 gene encoding uncharacterized protein LOC125506244 — protein MESAQNKKVGSMEVEMPGVVPVSATVAALPVAVGFVSIWALVTPFALFLFYGVWALLNSALSMFFRQTDADAEASALDIGIVCCAVLQAAAAVLAVRFPCRRVWVRYALAYLALALTIAGHWMYFAKGDCFSRITCTVGIYECAAGDIICFLALLLGPLLGVVVDWRRTE, from the exons ATGGAGTCCGCGCAGAACAAGAAGGTTGGATCCATGGAGGTGGAGATGCCTGGTGTGGTTCCTGTGAGCGCGACGGTGGCCGCTCTTCCGGTCGCTGTCGGATTTGTCAGCATTTGGGCGCTCGTCACCCCCTTCGCCTTGTTCCTCTTCTACGGCGTTTGGGCGCTCCTCAACTCCGCACTG TCCATGTTCTTTCGGCAGACGGACGCGGACGCGGAGGCGAGCGCCCTGGACATCGGGATCGTGTGCTGCGCCGTGCTCCAGGCGGCCGCGGCGGTGCTGGCTGTGCGGTTCCCGTGCCGCCGCGTCTGGGTCCGCTACGCCTTGGCCTACCTCGCCCTCGCGCTCACCATCGCCGGCCATTGGATGTACTTCGCCAAAGGAGACTGCTTCTCCAGAATCACCTGCACCGTCGGCATCTACGAGTGCGCTGCGGGCGATATCATCTGCTTCCTGGCCCTCCTCCTTGGCCCCCTCCTGGGAGTTGTTGTGGACTGGAGAAGGACGGAGTAG